Proteins from one Syngnathus scovelli strain Florida chromosome 17, RoL_Ssco_1.2, whole genome shotgun sequence genomic window:
- the LOC125985399 gene encoding histone-binding protein N1/N2 has protein sequence MEEAQRLIGAGKKQLVMGKAAEAVGTLQDACGILAEAYGDTADQCAEAFFWCGRALLELARMENFILGNALERIPEVDEDENAQDSNVEGTEKVDEKTRDELRVQVHDAMAEKSNNAQEETAADKKVEDKTEDSAAEEPLSDKMEEGKAVKKEDLSDEKLEKTDDKIADKNVEASNKMENGEKDKMADKKVEEVAEKMEEDSEDEAEEEQGKDNNSGEKEGNESEEEDDEVVGNLQLAWEMLELAKIIFKRKESKEDQLMAAQAHLRLSEVSAESGNYVQALEDLQECLSLQLKHLDGDSRVVAETHYQLGLTFSLNEQYGESVDHLNRSISVIKSRLANLTELIAKAAGPEELPEERQEMEELKALLPKIQENVKDATDSLKCHYTEATEPAPDGASTSSASPVVVAQSGDAASSHSQPPLYSSSTAPNTQVSDISHLVRKKRKPEESPSREGVVKKAKQDVAQDALVAQKAKGDTSL, from the exons ATGGAAGAGGCACAAAGACTCATCGGAGCGGGGAAGAAGCAGTTGGTTATGGGCAAAGCGGCGGAGGCGGTGGGCACTTTGCAGGATGCCTGCGGAATACT aGCCGAAGCATATGGAGACACCGCAGATCAGTGCGCAGAAGCGTTCTTTTGGTGCGGTAGAGCCTTGTTGGAATTAGCACG AATGGAGAACTTTATACTCGGTAATGCTTTGGAAAGAATCCCGGAGGTCGACGAAGATGAGAATGCTCAAGATTCCAATGTGGAGGGCACAGAAAAAGTTGATG AAAAGACCAGAGATGAGTTGAGGGTTCAAGTTCACGACGCCATGGCGGAGAAATCCAACAATGCACAGGAGGAAACTGCAGCCGACAAGAAGGTTGAGGACAAAACTGAGGACAGTGCAGCCGAGGAACCTCTATCAGACAAAATGGAAGAGGGAAAAGCAGTCAAGAAGGAAGACCTGAGTGATGAGAAGTTAGAAAAGACAGACGACAAAATAGCTGACAAGAACGTTGAAGCGTCTAACAAAATGGAAAATGGTGAAAAGGACAAAATGGCTGACAAGAAGGTCGAAGAAGTGGCTGAGAAGATGGAAGAAGACTCTGAAG ATGAAGCTGAGGAGGAACAAGGCaaagacaacaactctggagaaaag GAGGGCAATGAATCagaggaggaagacgacgaGGTGGTGGGAAACCTTCAGCTTGCCTGGGAGATGCTGGAATTAGCCAAGATCATCTTTAAGAG AAAAGAGTCCAAGGAGGACCAGCTTATGGCAGCTCAGGCCCATTTAAGACTAAGTGAGGTTTCTGCTGAGTCTG GGAACTACGTCCAAGCCTTGGAAGACCTCCAGGAGTGTCTTTCACTTCAGCTGAAACACTTGGACGGCGACAGCCGAGTGGTCGCCGAGACGCACTACCAGCTGGGTCTGACCTTCAGCTTGAACGAACAGTACGGAGAGTCCGTGGACCACCTCAACCGCTCCATCTCTGTCATCAAAAGCAGGCTGG CAAACCTGACAGAGCTGATCGCAAAAGCTGCCGGCCCTGAGGAGCTTCCTGAGGAGAGGCAGGAGATGGAGGAACTAAAGGCTCTGCTGCCCAAGATCCAAGAGAATGTGAAGGACGCCACCGATAGCCTGAAATGTCACTACACTGAGGCCACCGAGCCTGCGCCG gACGGCGCCTCCACTTCATCCGCATCTCCAGTTGTCGTTGCTCAGAGTGGTGACGCTGCCAGCAGTCATAGCCAGCCGCCACTTTACTCCTCAAGCACCGCTCCCAACACTCAGGTTTCTGACATCAGCCACTTGGTCCGAAAGAAG AGGAAGCCAGAGGAGAGTCCTTCAAGAGAGGGTGTGGTTAAGAAGGCCAAGCAGGATGTTGCACAGGACGCGCTTGTTGCGCAAAAAGCCAAAGGTGACACGAG TCTGTGA
- the gpbp1l1 gene encoding vasculin-like protein 1 — MAQHDFVPAWLNFSTPQPAKSPAATLDKQSEPHHHHHREGRNAVSRRRHNSSDGFFNNGSLRAPTGDGWQQPSLLLRHDSVDSGVAKGGHSGLAGGSCWKDTPSWHGAPRGAQDARHHHHHPKRGGGDRDNRQGGHRQRNGNFHPRKGTSYQDKFPNEERKDNKDDKLKFVEEDFPSLNPETTGKPATPMRPVAPHAGVWENPPSGKQMVSKMLVIKKVSKEEPSAAFAAGFASAGALPANGAKAPITGSSVYKNLVPKPAVAPAKSTQWKAGAREIAKSGRDSVFPNPVSAVKPTTPVSAPQHNTPKEHPSSTTPPIDIAPSRLKLMRRGPDRKSEFLRALKDEGTGELTTSSSPGTSGEGESSTPEPKAYSEDVCHENGLSYSLSDSDTEHLSSSLEAEHRLLKAMGWQEYPENDDNFLPLTEDELREFQTKTEQLKRNGLQKNGVLPRPRGVTLHFTPWRSVAEAHVEEGSESETSSSSQTSDDDDNDRIKS; from the exons ATGGCGCAGCATGACTTTGTCCCTGCCTGGCTTAACTTCTCCACACCCCAGCCTGCCAAG TCCCCTGCTGCCACCCTCGATAAACAAAGCGAGCCCCATCACCATCACCACAGGGAAGGCAGAAATGCTgtgagccgccgccgccacaacTCTTCAGACGGCTTCTTCAACAATGGCTCCTTGCGCGCTCCAACAG GTGATGGGTGGCAGCAGCCCTCGCTACTTCTGAGACATGACTCTGTGGATTCAGGGGTGGCCAAAGGAGGGCACAGTGGCTTAGCAGGGGGCTCGTGTTGGAAGGACACACCCAGCTGGCATGGAGCCCCGCGGGGTGCCCAGGACGCccgccaccaccatcaccaccccaAACGGGGAGGGGGCGACAGGGACAACAGGCAGGGAGGGCACCGGCAGCGCAATGGTAACTTCCACCCCCGTAAGGGCACCTCTTACCAGGACAAGTTTCCCAATGAAGAACGCAAAGACAATAAGGACGACAAGCTGAAGTTTGTGGAAGAGGACTTT CCTTCCCTCAACCCTGAAACAACTGGAAAGCCGGCCACTCCGATGAGGCCGGTGGCTCCCCACGCCGGAGTGTGGG AAAATCCTCCCAGTGGCAAGCAGATGGTATCCAAAATGTTGGTGATCAAGAAGGTTTCCAAGGAGGAACCCAGCGCCGCCTTTGCCGCTGGCTTCGCCAGTGCCGGCGCCTTGCCAGCCAACGGCGCAAAAGCTCCCATCACAGGCTCCAGCGTCTACAAGAATCTGGTCCCTAAGCCTGCGGTAGCCCCCGCCAAA AGCACCCAGTGGAAAGCCGGCGCTAGAGAGATCGCCAAGTCTGGCCGAGATTCCGTCTTTCCCAACCCCGTCTCTGCTGTCAAACCCACCACCCCGGTCAGTGCACCACAGCACAACACACCTAAAGAG CATCCTTCCAGCACCACTCCTCCCATAGACATTGCTCCGTCGAGGCTGAAGCTGATGCGCCGCGGCCCCGACCGCAAGAGCGAGTTCCTGCGAGCTCTGAAGGACGAGGGCACCGGCGAGCTGACGACAAGCAGCAGCCCAGGGACTTCAGGAGAG GGTGAAAGCAGCACCCCAGAGCCCAAAGCCTACAGCGAGGACGTCTGCCACGAGAACGGGCTGTCCTACTCCCTCAGCGACTCTGACACGGAACACCTGTCTAGCTCACTGGAGGCTGAGCACAG ATTGCTGAAGGCCATGGGATGGCAGGAGTACCCCGAAAATGACGACAACTTCCTGCCTCTGACCGAAGACGAGCTGAGGGAGTTCCAGACAAAAACCGAGCAG CTGAAGCGGAACGGCCTGCAGAAGAACGGCGTTCTCCCCAGGCCGCGCGGCGTCACCCTCCACTTCACCCCCTGGAGGAGTGTGGCGGAGGCGCACGTGGAGGAGGGCTCCGAGTCCGAAACCAGTAGCAGCAGCCAGACCTCGGACGACGACGACAATGACCGCATCAAATCCTAA
- the prdx1 gene encoding peroxiredoxin-1 gives MAAGKAQIGKMAPDFTAKAVMPDGQFKDLKLSDYKGKYVVFFFYPLDFTFVCPTEIIAFSDAADEFKKINCEVIAASVDSHFSHFAWTNTPRKEGGLGSMKIPMVSDTRHTISTDYGVLKEDEGIAYRGLFIIDDKGILRQITINDLPVGRSVDETLRLVQAFQFTDKYGEVCPAGWKPGSDTIKPDVQKSKDFFSKQ, from the exons ATGGCTGCTGGCAAAGCTCAAATTGGAAAGATGGCTCCCGATTTCACAGCCAAAGCGGTGATGCCAGATGGTCAGTTCAAGGACCTCAAACTGTCCGACTACAAAG GAAAGTATGTCGTCTTCTTCTTTTATCCGCTGGATTTCACCTTTGTGTGCCCGACGGAGATCATCGCATTCAGCGACGCGGCCGACGAATTCAAGAAGATTAACTGCGAGGTCATCGCTGCCTCTGTTGATTCTCACTTCTCCCACTTTGCATG GACCAACACTCCACGTAAGGAGGGCGGTTTGGGCTCCATGAAGATCCCAATGGTGTCTGACACACGTCACACCATTTCCACTGATTATGGTGTTCTAAAGGAGGATGAAGGCATCGCTTACAG GGGTCTGTTCATCATCGATGACAAGGGGATCTTGAGACAGATCACCATCAACGACCTTCCCGTCGGACGTTCTGTTGACGAGACTTTGCGTCTGGTCCAGGCTTTTCAATTCACTGACAAATACGGAGAAG TGTGCCCAGCCGGCTGGAAACCGGGAAGTGATACCATCAAACCTGACGTCCAGAAGAGCAAAGACTTCTTCTCCAAGCAGTAA
- the LOC125985403 gene encoding transmembrane protein 69 isoform X2 gives MRFHSVRIKMFGFAPHGNLSKFWAWNPRWIDIASNPTRIQPISSLAIPSKQMSTNRLLCIKPINWAGSRLCHSDKSDTKEAFSLKAMSQAPKPALYLGLSGLIPFVSTTVVMATTQSFYPEVAYAQMLYGACIVSFLGGVRWGFAIPDGSPAQPDWMNLGNSVVPSLLAWLALLCRDNLVEGVTVLIVGLGLSLHYDLTLLPGYPAWFKAMRTFLTLVATFSLVATLILKNICAEKKLKTDKKY, from the exons ATGAGGTTCCACTCCGTGAG aatcaAAATGTTTGGATTTGCACCTCATGGAAATCTCAGTAAG TTTTGGGCGTGGAATCCTCGATGGATAGACATCGCATCAAACCCAACACGCATTCAACCGATCTCGTCGTTGGCGATTCCATCCAAACAGATGTCGACCAACAGGCTGCTGTGCATCAAACCGATCAACTGGGCTGGTTCGCGTCTCTGCCACTCAGACAAAAGCGACACCAAAGAAGCTTTCAGTTTGAAGGCCATGAGTCAAGCTCCCAAACCAGCGCTGTACCTCGGTTTGTCTGGGCTCATCCCATTTGTGAGCACCACTGTCGTCATGGCGACCACTCAGTCCTTCTACCCAGAAGTGGCATATGCTCAAATGCTGTACGGTGCTTGTATCGTATCCTTCCTCGGAGGTGTTCGCTGGGGCTTTGCCATTCCTGACGGGAGTCCCGCTCAACCCGACTGGATGAACTTGGGCAACAGTGTCGTTCCATCACTTCTGGCCTGGCTGGCTCTGCTGTGCAGGGACAATCTTGTGGAGGGCGTCACAGTGCTCATTGTGGGACTGGGACTGTCTTTACACTATGATCTGACGCTACTACCTGGATACCCAGCCTGGTTCAAAGCCATGAGAACTTTCCTTACTCTGGTTGCTACCTTCTCACTGGTGGCAACACTGATCTTGAAGAATATCTGCGCTGAGAAGAAGCTAAAGACCGATAAAAAGTATTAA
- the LOC125985403 gene encoding transmembrane protein 69 isoform X1 — protein sequence MIRRDFIRRIKMFGFAPHGNLSKFWAWNPRWIDIASNPTRIQPISSLAIPSKQMSTNRLLCIKPINWAGSRLCHSDKSDTKEAFSLKAMSQAPKPALYLGLSGLIPFVSTTVVMATTQSFYPEVAYAQMLYGACIVSFLGGVRWGFAIPDGSPAQPDWMNLGNSVVPSLLAWLALLCRDNLVEGVTVLIVGLGLSLHYDLTLLPGYPAWFKAMRTFLTLVATFSLVATLILKNICAEKKLKTDKKY from the exons ATGATCAGACGCGATTTCATAAGAAG aatcaAAATGTTTGGATTTGCACCTCATGGAAATCTCAGTAAG TTTTGGGCGTGGAATCCTCGATGGATAGACATCGCATCAAACCCAACACGCATTCAACCGATCTCGTCGTTGGCGATTCCATCCAAACAGATGTCGACCAACAGGCTGCTGTGCATCAAACCGATCAACTGGGCTGGTTCGCGTCTCTGCCACTCAGACAAAAGCGACACCAAAGAAGCTTTCAGTTTGAAGGCCATGAGTCAAGCTCCCAAACCAGCGCTGTACCTCGGTTTGTCTGGGCTCATCCCATTTGTGAGCACCACTGTCGTCATGGCGACCACTCAGTCCTTCTACCCAGAAGTGGCATATGCTCAAATGCTGTACGGTGCTTGTATCGTATCCTTCCTCGGAGGTGTTCGCTGGGGCTTTGCCATTCCTGACGGGAGTCCCGCTCAACCCGACTGGATGAACTTGGGCAACAGTGTCGTTCCATCACTTCTGGCCTGGCTGGCTCTGCTGTGCAGGGACAATCTTGTGGAGGGCGTCACAGTGCTCATTGTGGGACTGGGACTGTCTTTACACTATGATCTGACGCTACTACCTGGATACCCAGCCTGGTTCAAAGCCATGAGAACTTTCCTTACTCTGGTTGCTACCTTCTCACTGGTGGCAACACTGATCTTGAAGAATATCTGCGCTGAGAAGAAGCTAAAGACCGATAAAAAGTATTAA